A stretch of Mus caroli chromosome 5, CAROLI_EIJ_v1.1, whole genome shotgun sequence DNA encodes these proteins:
- the LOC110294754 gene encoding alpha-fetoprotein-like isoform X7, translating to MKTAARLRCFLSYKKDDADSHDTPLIPRPELTCEVAEENNVSLKERFSYEISRRHPFLYGPTILTMSACYETAVQSCCQEENKTECLRTKLEPIRKYIRGISARHHHLCEIGTKFNEKVASAVELILLTKKQPQANFPEIAKLTMDVKNLHETCCEGNTLACALGRRQLMSYTCSNQAILSSKFAECCEQPEPFRGECIINSENDDKPDLSPLLLTRFTEDWSVCQQFSSNQDSFLQEFLYEYSRRHLELAVPVILRVFETYKRVLEKCCKLENSLECHQPGKEVFQKVILESRDHVKTYCDLQKQLGSSSFQDRLTVLYTKKAPQLSAQELVVFVKKMAAVARGCCPLRDELQLACVEDQTKLILGELCRRHGGKPVNAGVGHCCDDSYAFRKPCFDDLRVDGTYISPPLSCDQAISLEEDLCQAQDEELQMEKQKLLSTLVKQKPHAAEDVFRSIGENFVQLVEKCCQAQRRDVCFQEEGLQLITRCQSLLEASSSQSRLM from the exons GTTCAGCTATGAAATATCTAGAAGACACCCATTCTTATATGGACCCACTATCTTGACCATGTCTGCTTGCTATGAGACAGCTGTTCAGTCATGTTGTcaagaagagaataaaacagaGTGCCTGCGGACAAAG CTAGAACCCATCAGAAAATACATTAGAGGAATATCTGCAAGACATCATCACTTATGTGAAATTGGCACCAAATTCAATGAGAAAGTAGCAAGTGCAGT AGAGTTGATTCTACTCACCAAAAAGCAACCTCAAGCTAATTTTCCTGAAATCGCCAAATTGACCATGGATGTTAAAAATCTGCATGAGACCTGTTGTGAGGGGAACACATTAGCGTGTGCTCTGGGCAGG CGCCAGCTTATGAGTTACACCTGCTCTAACCAGGCCATCTTATCCAGCAAGTTTGCTGAGTGCTGTGAACAACCAGAACCATTCCGCGGGGAGTGCATTATCAACTCAGAAAATGACGACAAGCCTGACCTTTCACCCCTGCTGCTCACAAGGTTTACAGAAGATTGGTCTGTGTGCCAACAATTCAGCAGCAACCAGGACAGCTTTCTACAGGA GTTTCTTTATGAATACTCAAGAAGACACCTGGAGTTGGCGGTTCCCGTGATCTTAAGAGTCTTTGAAACATACAAACGTGTATTGGAGAAATGTTGCAAGCTAGAAAACTCCTTGGAATGCCACCAGCCTGGG aaagaagtgTTCCAAAAAGTGATACTTGAAAGCCGTGACCACGTTAAAACTTACTGTGACTTACAGAAGCAGCTGGGCAGCAGCAGCTTCCAGGACAG GCTCACGGTGCTTTATACTAAGAAAGCTCCGCAGCTGTCTGCCCAGGAGTTGGTGGTGTTCGTGAAGAAGATGGCAGCGGTTGCCAGGGGATGTTGCCCATTAAGGGATGAGCTGCAGTTGGCTTGCGTGGAGGACCAG ACAAAGCTGATTCTTGGAGAGCTGTGCAGAAGACACGGTGGGAAGCCTGTCAATGCAGGAGTGGGCCACTGCTGCGACGACTCCTATGCCTTCAGAAAGCCATGCTTTGATGACCTGCGAGTCGATGGCACTTACATCTCTCCACCTTTATCTTGTGACCAAGCCATTAGTCTTGAAGAGGACTTGTGCCAAGCTCAGGACGAGGAACTCCAAATGGAAAAGCAGAA GCTCCTCAGCACCCTGGTGAAGCAGAAGCCCCACGCAGCAGAGGACGTGTTCCGTTCCATTGGCGAGAATTTTGTTCAACTGGTGGAGAAGTGCTGCCAGGCACAGAGGAGAGACGTGTGTTTTCAAGAAGAG GGACTTCAACTGATCACAAGGTGCCAGTCCCTCTTAGAGGCCAGCTCATCCCAGAGTCGGTTGATGTAG